The genomic stretch GTGTTCGCCGTATTCTTCGGCTGCCGGGAGCAATTGGTCAAACGAGATGAAGACCATGATGCCGCCGACACCGGCGAAGAGTACGCCGAAAACGACCGGGGTGAAAAAGGGCATGAGCAGCAGGAACCCGACCAACGCACCGATAGGTTCGGATATTCCTGAAAGAAACGAGTACAGGAACGCTTTCTTCTTGGAACCGGTCGCGTAGTAGAGGGGGATGGAAACGGCGATGCCTTCGGGAATGTTGTGGATGGCGACGGCAACGGCAATTGCTATACCGAGTGAAGGGTCAGACATGGCTGCCGTGAATGTTGCCAGTCCTTCAGGAAAGTTATGGATGGCAATGGCAATGGCCGCGAAGATGCCCATGCGTTTCAGTTTGTCGAAATCGTGGGTTTCGTCTTTAGGCAGATTGG from Pseudodesulfovibrio profundus encodes the following:
- the zupT gene encoding zinc transporter ZupT — its product is MMDNQAVLFAFGLTLFAGLCTGIGSAIAFFAQRTNTKFLSLALGFSAGVMVYVSFWEIVRKANDALTLELGDVTAQWVTVLSFFGGMALIAIIDKFVPSYENPHEMHSIEEMDVGKANLPKDETHDFDKLKRMGIFAAIAIAIHNFPEGLATFTAAMSDPSLGIAIAVAVAIHNIPEGIAVSIPLYYATGSKKKAFLYSFLSGISEPIGALVGFLLLMPFFTPVVFGVLFAGVGGIMVFISFDQLLPAAEEYGEHHHSIYGLISGMVVMALSLLLFL